A section of the Marinoscillum sp. 108 genome encodes:
- a CDS encoding RagB/SusD family nutrient uptake outer membrane protein yields the protein MKLFKIQILATALLIVSACSLEEEPYGFYSEENFLNTPGDAESAISYAYDALTFLEYSRTVFLVGDMPTEEAGPKQDASIDRHELNEWTVQNFSTNSSLVNFFKYAYIAINRSNYILDQLPAAQFDEDVKNSYLGEAYFLRAWNYFNLVRNFGRVPMHTSYVQTLDQTAAPIAGSIDEVYDLIISDCLKAIELLGVQQRLGRADKVAAQSLAAKAYIFIASAKEHGVPQYTDMSRDVSAMYDSAAYFSGEVLFNQSQYTFDDNLLDIYDVDQADGPEHIFIMSMDRSGTIEGDYSKISKLFIPYVAGGDIYMADGDGSYTVSHDGWSAFITNDAFYNSFQDDDIRGNLLMVDAVYDANGNEVASYPDNGLLYPFSRKYIDPEFIGDKTSTKPFLIRYTDIALTYAEAVGPTAEGYNQINTVRNRAGLGDLTPGLSVIDFREAIWQERAWELSFEGNRLYDLRRFKRVASVVPNAAGLSDEETTFYPLPQVETNLNKGLGD from the coding sequence ATGAAATTATTCAAAATACAAATATTAGCGACTGCATTGCTTATTGTGAGTGCATGTAGTCTCGAGGAAGAGCCATACGGATTTTATTCGGAAGAAAACTTCCTGAATACTCCAGGCGATGCAGAGTCAGCGATCTCATATGCCTACGATGCGTTGACCTTCTTAGAATATTCAAGAACTGTCTTTTTGGTAGGAGATATGCCCACGGAAGAGGCTGGCCCAAAACAAGATGCATCTATAGACCGACATGAGCTGAACGAATGGACTGTACAGAACTTTTCAACGAATTCCAGTCTGGTAAATTTCTTTAAGTATGCGTATATAGCAATCAATCGAAGCAATTACATACTCGATCAATTACCAGCGGCTCAATTTGATGAAGACGTCAAAAACAGCTATTTGGGTGAGGCTTATTTCCTAAGAGCTTGGAATTACTTTAATCTGGTTAGAAACTTTGGTCGAGTGCCTATGCACACATCTTATGTGCAGACTTTAGATCAGACTGCAGCGCCTATCGCTGGTAGCATTGATGAGGTTTATGACCTCATAATTTCAGATTGTCTAAAAGCAATAGAGCTATTGGGTGTTCAGCAGCGTCTTGGACGTGCAGATAAAGTAGCTGCTCAGTCCCTTGCTGCGAAGGCTTACATATTCATAGCTTCAGCTAAGGAGCATGGCGTACCTCAGTATACAGATATGAGCCGAGATGTGTCAGCTATGTACGACAGTGCTGCCTACTTCTCAGGAGAAGTTCTCTTCAACCAATCTCAATATACTTTTGATGATAATCTGCTTGATATTTATGATGTAGATCAGGCTGACGGACCGGAGCATATCTTCATTATGTCGATGGATCGATCTGGTACTATTGAAGGAGACTACTCGAAAATCTCGAAGTTGTTCATTCCTTATGTGGCTGGTGGAGATATCTATATGGCAGATGGAGACGGCAGCTATACGGTTTCACATGATGGCTGGAGTGCGTTCATTACCAACGATGCTTTTTACAACTCCTTTCAGGATGATGATATAAGAGGCAACCTGCTTATGGTTGACGCTGTATATGACGCTAATGGTAATGAGGTCGCTAGTTATCCAGACAATGGGTTGTTGTATCCTTTTTCAAGAAAGTATATAGATCCTGAGTTCATTGGTGATAAAACCAGTACCAAGCCATTTTTGATCAGATATACAGATATCGCACTGACATATGCTGAGGCTGTAGGGCCTACTGCTGAAGGTTATAATCAGATCAATACTGTTCGCAACAGAGCTGGTTTGGGTGATTTAACTCCAGGGTTGTCAGTCATTGACTTTAGAGAAGCTATCTGGCAAGAGCGTGCGTGGGAACTGTCATTTGAGGGTAACAGACTCTATGACTTGAGACGCTTTAAAAGAGTGGCGAGCGTTGTGCCGAATGCGGCTGGTTTGTCAGATGAAGAGACAACTTTCTATCCACTGCCACAAGTTGAAACAAATCTTAATAAAGGATTAGGTGATTAA
- a CDS encoding FecR family protein, producing MDRLTRIRKYFDGELSQKEAENFLEWYLSEKSEEEVYAEIDKLWQAKGKSEFEWNGDELYKKLASKKDNERTLGVSRHIQAPKRGNQHRWWKVAAAVLILAVSSVLLYNQAGPTSTPEPMARVVKTNPAGQKSKVYLPDGTIVSLNSESSISFIDEFAEGRKVYLVGEAFFDVTEDASRPFTVYSGYLATTALGTSFNIRSYNNEQTEVTLVTGKVKVEKNNSNEIVYLTPGERAALGTDQSIIKGKADLLAVTYWKEGVLYFDKTDLNEVVETLERWYGVDISAFGDLPSIKCSGTFQKNEYLSNVLDILSHSVGFRYQLEGKKVKLEFNEK from the coding sequence ATGGATCGACTCACACGAATCAGGAAATACTTTGATGGAGAGCTTTCGCAAAAGGAAGCCGAGAACTTTTTGGAATGGTATCTTTCTGAAAAAAGTGAAGAGGAGGTGTATGCAGAGATTGATAAACTCTGGCAGGCCAAAGGGAAAAGTGAGTTTGAGTGGAATGGGGATGAGTTGTACAAGAAATTAGCATCTAAGAAAGACAATGAACGAACCCTTGGGGTATCGCGTCACATTCAAGCTCCTAAGAGGGGCAATCAGCACAGGTGGTGGAAAGTAGCAGCAGCTGTGCTTATTTTGGCTGTTTCTTCTGTACTTCTGTACAATCAAGCCGGCCCTACTTCTACTCCAGAGCCAATGGCTCGAGTAGTAAAGACCAACCCTGCCGGACAAAAGTCTAAAGTGTATCTCCCGGATGGCACCATTGTCAGCCTCAATTCCGAAAGTAGCATTTCTTTCATTGATGAGTTTGCTGAGGGGCGTAAGGTGTACCTAGTGGGTGAGGCCTTCTTTGATGTGACAGAGGATGCCTCCCGACCATTTACTGTTTACAGCGGCTATCTGGCCACTACGGCTCTGGGTACTTCTTTCAATATACGATCGTATAACAACGAACAAACAGAAGTAACTCTGGTTACCGGAAAGGTCAAAGTAGAAAAAAACAATTCCAATGAGATCGTTTACCTCACTCCTGGAGAGAGAGCGGCACTGGGAACAGATCAATCTATTATCAAAGGGAAAGCAGATTTACTGGCTGTCACCTACTGGAAGGAAGGAGTCCTGTACTTTGACAAGACCGACCTGAACGAAGTAGTAGAAACGCTGGAGCGCTGGTATGGAGTAGATATATCGGCTTTCGGGGATTTACCTTCTATCAAATGCTCTGGTACTTTCCAGAAGAACGAATATTTGTCCAATGTCCTGGATATACTCAGCCATTCGGTTGGCTTCAGATATCAGCTGGAAGGCAAAAAAGTGAAACTTGAATTCAACGAAAAATGA
- a CDS encoding TonB-dependent receptor produces the protein MKYIFQTIIMVTKYSMYTFMVLVLTMSSILADSVTGQVKSVKDVFIKLNVPEGSLDEVLKDIERQTNFRFFYTDKSLGENVDLSLSRKRAAVADLLLEVSGQTGVHFRQVNQTISISKAKGQITEPIEVIINKQTDVSGKITDEYGDALPGATILEKGTTNGTISDVEGNYQLNVSEGGILIVSFVGFQTIEVPLEGRSVIDVRMQPDFTSLEEVVVVGYGSVKKSDLTGSVTQVDMKDVEDIPANSVEGILQGRAAGLQVINSSQDPGAGATVRIRGGSSLRGSNSPLVVVDGFPWGGAGGLSQINPADIQSIEILKDASAAAIYGSRGANGVIIITTRKAKTGKTTVNVRQQVTFSEFSSRLNLWRDPALMARLSNEAAINGGFNPQYIGAENNIGIYYPSIAEIESGEWPHNTQWDEIVFRDRPVSNNTTFSVSSSNPTTTFNLSGNYYTDQGVFIDDDYSKINVNLNVGHQVFDDLKVTVASIVNRGNRNNNGGLAYWRNPLLPVYNEDGTYHRYNNNDFDHPIALTENRLNKTKTLDVLSFLDAEWEIAPSVKVTSRLNYKFGSSLQDQYDPPIYTLNGQNNNGAGYIRNWQEQTLVSETFVNFNKTLDIHTFGITTGWSYQNDRYRGTNLGAFDFVNSNLQNENIGSGNPEQNEVSNSFQESTLMSGIFRLNYTLKNRYLLTFTSRADGSSKFGSNNKWAFFPSGAISWKAHEEAFISQLGVFDQLKFRGSYGISGNQGLSPYETLSRFGLSEYYNNGQWITAIGPGREVGRTGQDGIEVLWGGIPNPDLRWETTAQYNLGADMGFVGNRVKVIFDYYVKNTHDLIQSRILPLSSGYDRMLVNQGSITNKGFEVTIDAGVVQKEDFNINTTLIYSRNRNEVTDLGTVEQSGLSIDPNTGMLYQFYGNSIEMYRDNPNLLAVGLPVNVFYGYKTDGIVQTLEEGLDAGLDGDDADPGEYKYVDINDDGVIDNNDKTVIGDPNPDFTASLNLSASYKNFDFSIFLNGVFGNDVINTQAFNQPNNRPFRWTPDNPTNEFPSLRDGRFNRFSDWWIEDGSFVRIQNLNLGYTIGMPGNISARIFMNASNVFTFTKFEGYDPEVGLDGRYWGGIPRLRKWTLGLNLSF, from the coding sequence ATGAAATACATATTTCAAACCATCATTATGGTTACTAAATATTCTATGTACACTTTTATGGTCCTGGTGCTTACCATGTCCTCTATTCTGGCCGATTCGGTGACAGGACAGGTGAAGAGTGTCAAAGATGTGTTTATTAAGCTGAATGTTCCTGAGGGCTCACTAGATGAGGTGCTGAAGGACATTGAGAGACAGACCAACTTCAGGTTTTTCTATACAGATAAAAGTTTGGGTGAAAATGTGGACTTATCGCTTTCCCGAAAGCGTGCGGCAGTTGCTGACCTGCTGTTGGAAGTGTCCGGACAGACTGGAGTTCATTTCAGGCAGGTGAATCAAACGATTAGTATAAGCAAAGCAAAGGGGCAAATAACAGAGCCTATTGAGGTGATCATCAATAAGCAAACTGATGTTTCCGGAAAAATCACCGACGAATACGGCGATGCCTTGCCCGGAGCTACCATTTTGGAGAAGGGGACTACCAATGGTACCATCTCTGATGTGGAGGGCAATTACCAGCTGAATGTTTCCGAGGGGGGCATACTTATTGTGTCCTTTGTGGGTTTTCAGACCATAGAGGTACCCTTGGAGGGTCGATCAGTGATAGATGTTCGCATGCAGCCGGACTTTACCAGTCTGGAAGAAGTAGTGGTAGTGGGGTATGGCTCGGTGAAGAAAAGCGACCTTACAGGATCTGTCACTCAGGTAGACATGAAGGATGTTGAAGATATTCCTGCCAATTCTGTGGAAGGGATACTACAGGGTAGGGCAGCAGGGTTGCAAGTGATCAACTCATCTCAAGACCCGGGAGCTGGTGCTACTGTGAGAATTCGTGGAGGGAGTTCATTGCGCGGTTCTAATTCTCCTTTGGTAGTGGTCGATGGTTTTCCGTGGGGAGGTGCCGGTGGTTTGAGCCAAATTAATCCAGCAGATATTCAGTCGATCGAGATTTTAAAAGACGCATCCGCGGCGGCTATTTATGGATCAAGAGGTGCAAATGGTGTAATAATCATTACTACCCGTAAAGCCAAGACAGGGAAAACCACGGTGAATGTTCGGCAACAAGTCACGTTTTCTGAGTTTTCTTCACGTTTGAATTTGTGGAGAGATCCGGCTTTGATGGCCAGGTTGAGTAATGAGGCAGCAATTAACGGCGGGTTCAATCCACAATATATCGGTGCAGAAAACAACATCGGCATTTATTATCCATCCATAGCAGAGATAGAAAGTGGAGAATGGCCACACAATACACAATGGGATGAAATTGTATTCAGGGATAGACCCGTATCCAATAACACCACTTTTAGTGTTTCGAGCTCCAATCCCACAACTACCTTCAATTTGAGTGGTAATTATTACACGGATCAAGGAGTTTTTATAGACGATGACTATTCCAAAATCAATGTGAACCTAAATGTTGGTCACCAGGTTTTTGATGATTTGAAAGTCACTGTAGCAAGCATTGTAAATAGGGGCAATAGAAACAATAATGGCGGCCTTGCCTATTGGCGAAATCCACTGTTACCTGTGTATAATGAAGATGGTACTTATCATCGCTACAACAACAATGACTTTGATCATCCAATTGCCCTAACAGAGAACAGGCTGAATAAAACCAAGACTCTGGATGTGTTGTCATTTTTAGATGCAGAATGGGAGATTGCCCCATCAGTGAAGGTAACCTCAAGGTTAAACTACAAGTTTGGTAGTTCCTTGCAGGATCAGTATGACCCCCCAATTTACACCTTAAACGGCCAAAACAACAATGGAGCAGGGTACATCAGAAATTGGCAGGAGCAAACGCTCGTCTCTGAAACCTTTGTGAATTTCAACAAAACACTGGACATCCATACGTTTGGAATAACTACCGGATGGTCGTATCAAAATGATCGATACAGAGGGACAAATCTTGGTGCATTCGATTTTGTCAATTCAAACCTTCAAAATGAAAATATTGGATCAGGAAATCCGGAGCAGAATGAAGTAAGCAATAGCTTTCAGGAAAGTACGTTGATGTCAGGTATTTTCAGATTGAACTATACCTTAAAGAATAGGTACCTTCTGACATTTACTTCTCGTGCTGATGGGTCTTCCAAGTTTGGTTCGAATAACAAATGGGCTTTTTTCCCTTCAGGAGCCATAAGTTGGAAAGCGCATGAAGAGGCTTTTATAAGCCAACTAGGCGTGTTTGATCAGTTGAAGTTCAGGGGAAGCTATGGTATTTCGGGCAATCAGGGATTGAGTCCCTATGAGACTTTGAGTCGATTTGGGCTGTCTGAGTACTATAATAATGGCCAGTGGATCACGGCTATAGGACCGGGTAGAGAGGTGGGTCGCACTGGACAGGACGGAATTGAGGTGTTATGGGGAGGTATTCCTAATCCCGATTTAAGATGGGAAACCACCGCTCAGTATAACCTGGGAGCAGATATGGGTTTTGTGGGTAATAGAGTAAAGGTGATTTTTGACTACTATGTAAAGAATACCCATGATTTGATCCAATCAAGAATTCTCCCACTATCATCAGGATATGACAGAATGCTTGTCAATCAGGGATCAATTACCAATAAGGGTTTTGAAGTAACTATTGATGCAGGGGTTGTTCAAAAAGAAGATTTTAACATAAACACCACCCTAATTTACTCAAGAAATAGGAATGAAGTGACCGATTTGGGTACCGTTGAGCAATCTGGGTTGTCCATAGATCCAAATACGGGAATGCTGTATCAGTTTTATGGCAACAGTATTGAGATGTACCGTGACAATCCTAACCTATTGGCTGTGGGTTTGCCAGTCAATGTGTTTTATGGATATAAGACAGACGGCATAGTCCAAACCCTGGAGGAAGGTCTGGATGCAGGATTGGATGGTGATGATGCTGATCCGGGAGAGTATAAGTATGTGGACATCAATGACGATGGAGTAATAGACAACAATGATAAGACGGTTATTGGTGACCCAAATCCTGATTTCACAGCGAGTTTGAACCTAAGTGCTTCTTACAAGAATTTTGATTTTAGCATATTCTTAAATGGTGTTTTTGGTAATGATGTAATTAATACTCAAGCATTTAATCAGCCAAATAACAGACCATTTAGATGGACTCCTGATAATCCGACTAACGAATTTCCAAGCTTGCGAGATGGTCGGTTCAACCGGTTCTCAGACTGGTGGATCGAGGATGGATCCTTTGTCAGAATTCAGAACCTCAACTTAGGTTATACGATTGGTATGCCTGGAAATATTTCAGCAAGAATATTTATGAATGCATCCAATGTATTCACATTCACGAAGTTCGAGGGGTACGATCCTGAAGTTGGCCTTGACGGTCGCTACTGGGGTGGTATTCCAAGATTGAGAAAGTGGACATTGGGCTTAAATCTTTCATTCTAA
- a CDS encoding glycoside hydrolase family 2 TIM barrel-domain containing protein encodes MIKSKPSNLLFLLTILVVFACSTPKEQSKESIEKPVVRAVWSKEQANQWYEKWGWLRGANFNPSSAINQLETWQAESFDLETIDRELGWAADIGMNSMRVYLHHLAWEQDPEGFKNRMEQYLKTADGHGIATMFVFFDDCWNNTYAAGPQPEPKTGTHNSGWVQDPGQLIYDEPQLSEQLEAYVKDVMKHFADDERIVLWDVYNEPGNSGYGNRSMPLLTSIFQWGREVNPSQPLSAGVWNSSLTDLNKYQLANSDVITYHNYEDSAHHAAMIDTLKQYGKPMLCTEYMARTRNSTFADIMPMLKAHNIAAYNWGLVAGKSNTIYAWDTPIASGEEPEVWFHDIFRKDGSVYSQEEVDLIKELTVSSSGD; translated from the coding sequence ATGATAAAGTCAAAACCATCCAACCTACTGTTTCTACTCACCATATTGGTGGTATTTGCCTGTAGCACGCCCAAAGAACAATCTAAAGAATCAATCGAAAAGCCCGTAGTGAGAGCTGTTTGGTCAAAAGAACAAGCCAATCAGTGGTATGAAAAGTGGGGCTGGCTCCGGGGAGCTAATTTCAACCCAAGTTCGGCCATCAATCAGTTGGAAACCTGGCAGGCTGAGTCTTTTGATCTGGAAACCATAGATCGTGAGCTCGGCTGGGCAGCGGATATTGGAATGAACTCTATGCGGGTCTACCTGCATCACCTGGCATGGGAGCAAGATCCGGAAGGTTTCAAAAACCGAATGGAACAGTACTTAAAGACAGCTGATGGCCATGGAATCGCCACCATGTTTGTCTTTTTTGACGACTGCTGGAATAATACCTATGCGGCTGGCCCGCAGCCCGAGCCAAAAACGGGCACACATAACTCCGGCTGGGTGCAGGATCCCGGGCAGCTGATCTATGACGAACCTCAATTGTCGGAGCAATTGGAAGCTTATGTGAAGGACGTGATGAAGCATTTCGCCGATGATGAACGCATTGTACTTTGGGATGTCTATAACGAACCCGGCAACTCTGGCTATGGCAATCGATCTATGCCACTTTTGACTAGTATTTTTCAGTGGGGGCGTGAGGTAAATCCCTCTCAGCCACTTTCTGCTGGCGTGTGGAATAGCTCGCTTACCGACCTCAATAAGTATCAGTTGGCCAATTCGGATGTGATCACCTATCACAATTACGAAGACAGTGCTCATCATGCCGCAATGATTGATACCCTGAAGCAGTATGGTAAACCAATGCTCTGTACCGAATACATGGCCAGGACTAGAAATAGCACTTTTGCCGACATCATGCCGATGCTCAAAGCACATAACATTGCTGCATATAACTGGGGATTGGTGGCCGGCAAGTCCAACACCATTTATGCCTGGGATACCCCGATAGCCAGTGGTGAGGAGCCGGAGGTTTGGTTTCACGATATTTTCCGAAAGGATGGCTCTGTATACAGTCAGGAAGAGGTTGACCTGATTAAAGAGCTTACTGTAAGCTCTAGTGGAGATTAA
- a CDS encoding RNA polymerase sigma factor, translated as MAFSVKFGSDSELVTRLRDGDEYAYSKLYEKYASKIYNISRKMGLLHEDAEGVVQDVFMKIWRNRENLDSSLSFNAYIISIVRSIVFKQSRKRARFLAFQHYAITYWPGESNETEEYVIFSDLDELSSKAIDELPTKQKQVFMMKNFEHLTNEEIAERLKLSTRTVENQIYRATKSLREKLIEMKVVAPGVVGLIFML; from the coding sequence GTGGCATTTTCTGTGAAATTTGGTAGTGATAGCGAATTGGTGACACGTCTTCGTGATGGTGACGAGTATGCCTATAGTAAGCTATATGAGAAGTATGCCAGCAAAATATACAACATCAGCCGTAAGATGGGGCTTCTTCATGAAGATGCAGAAGGGGTGGTGCAGGATGTTTTTATGAAAATATGGCGGAACAGAGAGAACCTTGATAGTTCACTTTCTTTCAATGCCTACATCATTTCTATCGTTCGGTCTATCGTATTTAAGCAATCCAGAAAGAGGGCCAGGTTTCTGGCTTTTCAGCACTATGCCATCACTTATTGGCCAGGTGAGAGCAATGAAACTGAGGAATATGTTATTTTTTCAGATCTGGACGAATTGTCCAGCAAGGCTATAGATGAGCTTCCTACTAAACAGAAGCAGGTTTTCATGATGAAGAACTTCGAGCATCTCACCAATGAAGAGATCGCCGAGCGGCTCAAACTCTCCACCCGCACCGTTGAAAATCAGATTTATCGGGCCACGAAATCGCTCAGAGAGAAGCTTATTGAGATGAAGGTGGTTGCCCCTGGAGTAGTGGGCTTGATCTTTATGTTGTAA
- a CDS encoding glycoside hydrolase family 43 protein codes for MKYIIYSIMLLATSHLLAQNRQEIFLADPTIYQEKDTYYLVGTKNRPPLGFSVLTSKDLKNWAVPGNQGDSLYMILNQGDQTFGTKGFWAPQILKEGTTYYLTHTANEQTVLTKSHSLMGPFRQGEVGPIDGSEKNIDSYIFKDDDGKYYLYHVRFDHGNFLWVAEFDLKNGEIKLETLTKCFDQTEPWEATPNYESDPIMEGPTVIKLKDKYYLFYSANHFMNIDYAMGYAVADSPYGPWIKNEGNPILHRSIVGENGSGHGDLFNGPDGQLYYVYHVHYSEHQVTPRRTRIVPVIKTWNGKMNRYDFKVDADQIIVPKQVSE; via the coding sequence ATGAAATACATCATTTATTCCATCATGTTACTGGCAACAAGCCACTTGCTAGCTCAAAATAGACAAGAGATTTTTTTGGCGGACCCAACAATCTATCAGGAAAAAGATACCTACTATCTCGTGGGAACCAAGAATAGGCCACCCCTTGGTTTTTCGGTGTTGACCTCCAAAGACTTAAAAAACTGGGCGGTACCGGGCAATCAAGGGGACTCACTGTACATGATTTTGAATCAGGGAGATCAAACATTCGGAACCAAAGGATTTTGGGCTCCCCAGATACTGAAAGAGGGCACTACGTACTACCTGACTCATACAGCTAATGAGCAGACGGTATTAACAAAATCCCATTCTCTGATGGGGCCGTTTAGACAGGGAGAAGTAGGGCCAATCGATGGCTCGGAGAAAAATATTGATTCCTACATTTTCAAAGACGATGATGGTAAGTATTACTTGTATCATGTTCGATTCGACCATGGAAACTTCCTCTGGGTAGCGGAATTTGACCTAAAGAACGGGGAGATCAAGCTAGAGACACTTACCAAATGTTTTGATCAGACAGAGCCTTGGGAGGCAACACCCAATTACGAATCAGATCCAATCATGGAAGGTCCAACGGTGATTAAGCTAAAAGATAAATACTATCTGTTCTATTCGGCCAATCACTTCATGAACATTGACTATGCTATGGGTTATGCAGTGGCAGACTCACCGTACGGGCCATGGATCAAAAATGAGGGTAACCCGATTTTGCATAGGTCTATCGTAGGCGAAAATGGTTCTGGTCATGGAGATTTATTTAATGGGCCTGATGGCCAGTTGTATTATGTATATCACGTACACTACAGCGAGCATCAGGTGACTCCAAGAAGGACCCGCATTGTTCCTGTAATAAAAACCTGGAATGGAAAGATGAATCGCTATGATTTTAAAGTGGATGCTGATCAGATAATTGTGCCCAAACAGGTTTCAGAATAA
- a CDS encoding sugar-binding protein produces MHYQLSTFFLLLLASVACKNDAPIPELSVGSKEPTHGIRLAWDYSTRQQLSPAGSGYGGYARMSVLEDNSWFVVYESEGHIHGRKSWDEGETWSEDVVIASPEGGVLATVPEILQLQNSTVMVSYNMRPGAQAPTGSRFGIRIKMSQDFGVTWSVYTEVYQAGTAFENGCWEPAQIQFPNGEIQLYIANEGPYTNSAEQEITMFSSIDDGLTWSDGKTISFRSGHRDGMPVPLILNDGRVVMSIEDNGVLPPEFKPVIIESEDGSWAQAPVGGSASARKSLFEGENRIAGTKYAGAPYVQQLPGGEVLLSYQSDEFRARNQWDQSDMVVAIGDANTWSFGCKSRPFYFENPEKTCLWNSIRVINDHEVIALGSTNAFGPNIAVWMIKGVVIPAVLKVPKAIVSSDEDFPENFLAADSVFIGGRGATQARFRFSYDEQYLYLRTIVKDQEVRGTDGISLYLDPQNRSYEAPAEGVYAFRFYHNGELEWSIGDHGLWKTINDSETIIFAQTTSEGYVLETKIPWGELGDLPIMDQRIGYHVQLHEQSATATYTENLSSNKPDQPYTWSALKLTE; encoded by the coding sequence ATGCACTATCAATTAAGTACGTTTTTTCTACTTCTACTGGCTTCAGTAGCCTGCAAAAATGATGCACCCATTCCCGAGCTATCGGTGGGTAGTAAGGAGCCTACTCATGGGATTAGATTGGCCTGGGACTATTCCACCCGTCAGCAGCTGTCTCCAGCTGGTTCAGGATACGGTGGTTATGCCCGCATGTCAGTATTGGAGGATAATTCATGGTTTGTCGTCTACGAAAGTGAAGGTCATATACATGGTCGCAAGAGTTGGGATGAGGGCGAAACCTGGAGTGAGGATGTGGTAATAGCTTCACCCGAGGGTGGAGTCCTGGCCACCGTTCCGGAAATCCTCCAGTTGCAAAATAGTACGGTGATGGTATCTTATAACATGCGGCCGGGAGCTCAGGCACCCACTGGGAGCCGGTTTGGAATACGCATCAAGATGAGCCAGGATTTTGGTGTTACCTGGTCGGTCTATACAGAAGTTTATCAGGCAGGCACGGCTTTCGAAAATGGATGCTGGGAACCCGCTCAGATCCAATTTCCAAATGGTGAAATACAGTTGTACATCGCCAATGAGGGGCCTTATACCAATAGTGCCGAGCAGGAAATAACTATGTTTAGCTCCATCGATGATGGGCTGACATGGTCTGACGGAAAGACTATCAGTTTCAGGAGTGGACACCGGGACGGCATGCCTGTACCACTGATCCTGAACGACGGTCGGGTGGTTATGTCTATAGAAGATAATGGTGTTTTGCCCCCTGAATTTAAGCCTGTGATCATCGAAAGTGAAGATGGCAGTTGGGCACAAGCACCTGTTGGCGGGTCGGCCTCAGCGCGAAAATCATTATTTGAGGGTGAAAACAGAATAGCAGGCACCAAATACGCCGGAGCGCCGTATGTCCAACAGCTACCAGGAGGTGAGGTGTTGTTGTCTTATCAAAGCGACGAGTTCAGAGCACGAAACCAATGGGATCAGTCAGACATGGTGGTTGCCATTGGAGATGCGAATACCTGGTCATTTGGCTGTAAGAGCAGGCCATTTTATTTCGAAAACCCGGAAAAAACCTGTCTTTGGAACTCCATTCGGGTGATCAATGATCATGAGGTGATTGCATTGGGCTCTACCAATGCTTTTGGTCCGAATATAGCGGTCTGGATGATCAAAGGAGTGGTGATACCAGCGGTGCTTAAGGTTCCTAAAGCAATTGTGTCATCTGATGAGGATTTCCCAGAAAATTTCCTAGCTGCAGATAGTGTATTCATAGGTGGGAGAGGAGCTACTCAGGCTCGTTTCAGATTCTCCTATGATGAGCAATATCTGTACCTCAGGACCATAGTCAAAGATCAGGAGGTACGTGGTACAGATGGTATTTCTCTGTATCTGGACCCTCAAAATCGATCCTATGAAGCACCGGCGGAGGGTGTTTATGCCTTTCGGTTTTATCACAATGGCGAATTGGAATGGAGTATAGGTGATCATGGGTTATGGAAAACTATCAACGACTCTGAGACAATCATATTTGCTCAAACCACCAGCGAAGGTTATGTCTTGGAAACCAAAATCCCATGGGGTGAACTGGGTGATCTGCCTATCATGGATCAGCGTATTGGCTACCATGTACAGTTGCACGAGCAATCAGCCACCGCCACATATACCGAAAATTTATCCAGTAACAAGCCAGATCAGCCATATACCTGGTCTGCATTGAAATTAACAGAATAA